In the Candidatus Hydrogenedens sp. genome, one interval contains:
- a CDS encoding arsenate reductase ArsC: MSKNIKKNVLFLCTGNSCRSQMAEAWTRHFWADIIEAFSAGVEKHGLNSYAVYVMKESGIDMSGQYSKTINELPIKDFDLVITVCDNAREKCPLFPGKVKVIHIGFDDPPYLAQFAKTDEEKLNIYRRVRDEIRDFVKNLTKYL; encoded by the coding sequence ATGTCTAAAAATATAAAGAAAAACGTTTTGTTCTTATGTACAGGTAATTCATGCAGAAGCCAGATGGCTGAAGCCTGGACACGACACTTTTGGGCTGATATTATTGAAGCCTTTTCCGCTGGAGTCGAAAAACATGGTTTAAACTCCTATGCGGTTTATGTCATGAAAGAATCAGGCATAGATATGTCTGGGCAGTATTCAAAAACTATTAATGAATTGCCAATAAAAGATTTCGACCTCGTTATCACAGTTTGTGATAATGCAAGAGAAAAGTGTCCCTTATTTCCAGGAAAAGTCAAAGTTATCCATATCGGCTTTGATGACCCTCCATATTTAGCTCAATTTGCAAAAACAGATGAAGAAAAACTGAATATTTACCGTAGAGTTCGAGATGAAATAAGAGATTTTGTTAAAAATTTAACAAAATACCTCTAA
- a CDS encoding exo-alpha-sialidase, with translation MVPYFIMTLSIALYFAELPPGTIVAYSPANSGIYIGSPGIISLRECVYLAKHDEFGPMSTEHTLAVTHVYRSDDSGNSWRRISTVRGMFWASIFVHNNSVYLLGTDKHHGNIVIRKSVDEGYIWTEPSTRNFGILEIGQYHTAPVPIIEFNGKLWRAFEDAMGSERWGDRYRAIVMSAPIDSNLLDSRNWTFSNYIAKSKDWLNGEFYAWLEGNIVPTKNNTLVNILRVDTRKGGKCAMVEIDNDGKTIHFDPEKGFINFNGGSTKFTIRYDEKTQKYWTLCNWPTEEEVKKQHSAKIRNTLVLAYSPDLFQWTPCKMILHHQDTEKHGFQYADWVFENDDIIAVVRTAYDDFLGGANNFHDANYLTFHRIKNFRDSCN, from the coding sequence ATGGTACCCTACTTTATCATGACCTTGTCCATTGCCCTATATTTTGCTGAACTTCCACCAGGGACTATTGTCGCATATTCTCCTGCAAATTCTGGGATATATATAGGTTCGCCAGGTATTATTAGTCTTCGGGAATGTGTATATCTTGCGAAACATGATGAATTTGGTCCGATGTCTACCGAACATACACTTGCAGTAACTCATGTTTATCGTTCTGATGATTCTGGTAACTCATGGAGGCGAATTTCCACTGTCAGAGGGATGTTCTGGGCAAGCATTTTTGTTCACAACAACTCTGTTTATCTCTTAGGCACAGATAAACATCATGGGAACATTGTTATTCGCAAATCCGTTGACGAGGGCTATATATGGACTGAACCATCTACGCGGAATTTCGGCATTTTAGAGATTGGCCAATATCACACTGCACCTGTACCTATTATTGAGTTTAATGGCAAACTATGGCGAGCCTTTGAAGACGCCATGGGGAGTGAGCGTTGGGGTGACCGTTATAGGGCAATAGTGATGAGTGCTCCTATTGATTCCAACCTGTTAGATTCAAGAAACTGGACTTTTAGCAATTATATCGCAAAATCCAAAGATTGGCTTAATGGTGAATTTTATGCCTGGTTAGAAGGAAATATTGTACCAACAAAAAATAATACTTTAGTAAACATTTTGAGAGTGGATACTCGTAAGGGCGGAAAATGTGCAATGGTAGAGATTGATAATGATGGTAAAACAATCCATTTTGACCCTGAAAAAGGTTTCATAAATTTTAATGGTGGATCCACCAAATTCACAATCCGTTATGATGAAAAAACACAAAAATATTGGACATTGTGTAATTGGCCTACAGAAGAGGAGGTAAAAAAACAACATTCTGCAAAAATTAGAAATACATTAGTGTTAGCATATAGTCCCGACCTATTTCAGTGGACGCCGTGTAAAATGATACTACATCACCAAGATACTGAAAAACATGGTTTTCAATATGCAGATTGGGTATTTGAAAATGACGACATTATCGCTGTTGTAAGAACCGCATACGATGACTTTTTAGGCGGTGCTAACAACTTCCATGACGCTAATTATCTTACGTTCCACCGTATTAAAAATTTTAGAGACTCTTGTAATTAA
- a CDS encoding V-type ATPase subunit subunit G family protein, whose protein sequence is MSILIKQILDIEGKAERILEEARQEAKKIVERAEEEAKKIVEEIEKSNEEKIKKYRESAEQKEKQEEEKLKIEGESEIRKVREVPQSKIEEQVKFVVNRLKQF, encoded by the coding sequence ATGTCTATACTTATTAAGCAAATTTTAGATATAGAGGGAAAGGCTGAAAGAATATTAGAAGAGGCTCGACAAGAAGCCAAAAAGATTGTTGAACGTGCTGAAGAAGAAGCCAAAAAGATTGTAGAAGAAATAGAAAAAAGTAATGAAGAAAAGATTAAGAAGTATCGTGAAAGTGCTGAACAGAAAGAAAAGCAAGAAGAAGAAAAATTAAAGATTGAAGGTGAATCAGAAATAAGAAAGGTACGTGAAGTTCCGCAGAGTAAAATTGAAGAGCAAGTAAAATTTGTTGTGAATAGGCTCAAACAGTTTTAG